A stretch of DNA from Planctomycetota bacterium:
CTCCCAGCTGCCGGAATCCTTCCTGACATATTGCAGCTGGTTATTGCCGTTATAAGCTAATGTAGTTATGTTGCCGGCAGGATCAATTAATTGGTTGATTAGTGAATTAGCATTATAGTAAACAGAAATGACACGGTTGCCGTCAGGCAAAGCTACAGAAGCCAGAAGCCCTGCATTATACGTGCAGGTAATGGCATTGCCGCGCGGGCATTGGATGTTTGTGAGCAAGCCGCCGGAATTGAAATAATATTTCGTCCGGTCTTTTGCCTGTAAGACATAACCCGTGCCGGTATCGGTCAGGACCACCTGCGGCAATCCGTAAACAGGGTAGGATTCATAGACGTAGTCGTTATTGATATCGTCAAAGGCGATTTTCCTGCCGGAGCCATCCACCCATGCCAGCACCGTATCCGAGATAACGGCTTCTATGCGCTGGTTAAAGGTATGCGTCCATTTGGGGCCTAAAGGACCGGTTGTATTCTCCGCCGCGCTGTTATAATAAATAGAAATATTATGCGGGACTGAATTTACCGGATTAATATTAGTGATATCCAAATCTATATTCAGGTTACCGCTGGTGACATTGACGGATGAGCCGACCGGAATAGCCGCGGTAACGCCGCCGGGCAAAGCCTCGCAAGGCGAGCAATAACCGCGATGGAGCGGCAGGACCATAATGGTGCCGGGATGCCCGTTTTGGGCGGAAGCCGAACCGTGGTTTCCGCCGGAAACAGAAAGGTAGGCATCCGGATGTATATGAGAGCCGAATATTTTGATACGGCCGCCCCCGCCGCCGCCTCCACCGTTATTATTACCGGAAGCCGGTGCGCCGCCATTACCGCCATAGGCCAGGAGTTCCGCGGAGCTATTTACATAGACTTTCATCGCGCTAATCATGATGCCGCCGCCCGAGCCTCCGCCGCCGCCTGCAGTTGGGGTGCTGTTTACAATGATGCCATCCTGCCCGTTATTTCCGTAAGCCCAAATTTTGCCGTCAACGGTTACGATATTTCCGGCAACCAGTATCGCGATGCCGCCCATTCCGCCGTAAGGGTCTTTATATAAAGGGGGAGGGTCGGGAGGCAGGGGCACATTGCCGCCTTTTGAGCCTTCGGCAATATCCATAAAATATCTGGTGCCGCGCGTCCCGCCGCCAGAGCCTGAGTAGCCGCCGCCGTCGCCGCCTTCACCGCCATAGCCGCCGCCACCGCCGCCCACAGTATAATTCGGGGCATCAGCCCCTTTGGTCGAGGTGGAATCCGTCCCTCCGTATGCCAGATCGGTCACATCTATCTTGCCGGTCGAGGTGAGGAGGATATCCATGGCGCTATTTATTTCCACGATGCCGCGTGAGATGCCTTTGAGCGTGCCGGAAATCACCACGTCATTGGCATCAATCCCCATTCCGCTGCCGGATTGGAAGCTGATTGTTACGGAAGGGTCAATAGTAAACTGGCCAATGCCGTAATGTTCACCGCCGATGGTGGTATTCGTGTTAAGGGTCCAATCCTGCCCTTCGTGGTCGCCACCCAGGAGAATATCCCATGGTTTTATATATAAGGAGAAATCCATCCCGTCCGTGGCAGAAAGATTATCGGTTACACGGATACGGAAATTATAAGTCCCTGAAATAGTCGGCGTGCCGTATAGCTCGCCGGTTGAGGAGTTTAAATTAATGCCGGGCGGAAAACTGCCGCTTATCTTCGACCAGGTGTAGGGAGCCTGCCCGTTGGTCGCGGTAAACGTTTGCGAATAGGCGGTATTCTTTAAGCCGTCCGGGAGCGGGGTGGTTGAAGTAATAAACAGGGTGGAAACCCAGGGGAATTCGATATCGTCTATCTTATAATATGCCTCACTGCTGGTAGTCGTTTTGTCCGCAATCCAGGTAAATGTGTGCACACCACGGGCGATGGAATAACTTACCTGCGCCCAGCCCTGGTCGCTCCATGAACCCTTAAGGACACCATCGATATAGAATTTCAATGAGCCGGTGCCATAGCCGGATTGATAGCGGTAAAAACTGATATTCCCGGCAGTGCAGGGACGGGTGAGGTTTAAATCCCACGAACCGGTGATATAAGATAAGAGGTAAACCTGTGCACCCCAGGTATCCTGGTAGCCGGCAGATGCATTAGCTTCCCAACGGGCAAGCCATGTCCAGGGGAACTTGGTCAAGGTGCCGGTCTCAAAGTTTTCGCGATACATGGTTTTCACGGCACAATTAATCGGGAATGAGCCGTTTACCGAACTGGCTCCTCCTCCTAATTCATTGGCGCTGACATCAGATGATGAGATTATCTTTGCCTGATAAGTAAAGGTCGTCAGGCAGGTCGTAACCATATCATAACACATCAGCATATTCAGGGAGGAGCGGGCGTTTATGGTGATGCCGAGATTGCTGAAGAGAATCGTGCCGTTATCCGCAGTAAATACCTGACTCGTGCCTAATTGCGATTCGCCACCATCCAGAATTCCATTACCGTTCGTATCCTGGTATAGTTTGGCTGAGGCAATATCCGTGTATTCGTTGCCGGTGCCTGCACCGGTGAATTTGAGGGAGTTAAGGACCTTGCCGACGGGACCGGTGGAGCAGGTGATTTGCCCTGCCACTTTAGCCGAGCCGCCGATGGGACGGGATGCATCTGCCGCACCGACGGCAATGCCCATAGCCGGATCTTCCGGGAATGTGATGTAATCTATTTTGTAGGTTGCATCATCGCCGGTGGATGATTTACTCGCCCGCCACTTGAAAGTATGGGTGCCGGCGGTAACCGTGTAAGTAACCACGCCCCAGCTAACATTCTGCCAAGAGCCTTTTTGGACGCCATCAATGTAGAAAATAAGGCTGCTGGTGCCGTAGCCGTATTCATAGCGGTAAAAGGAGATATTGCCTGCCGTGCAGGGCATGGTCACCCAGAGGTCCCACGAGCCGGTGACGTATTGCTCGCAGTAGACCTTAGCGCCGTAAGTGGAGTTGTATCCGGCGCCGGAGACGACTGCCCAGCGACCGTTATTCTGCCAGCCGAATTGGGAAAAGTTACCGGTCTCAAAATCCTCTACAGAGGCAAAGGCAAAGGCGGGGAACACCAGAACGCCGAGCATGACCCAGAAAACACCAAGTGCTGCTCTCATTTTACGGTTTGGCATAAGTATTTCCTTTACATAAAAATTAATATGGTTAATATCATAGCAAATATCGTGCCAACTTTCGAAAAAAATCGCGATTATTTCGATCGACCTAACTCCAGTAAAATAGCAGGTTAGAAAATGAATGGCATTTTAAAAATGTAATATTACGCCAATATTGTGTCTAAAAGGACACAAATGTGTCTTTTATACCCACAAATAATATTAATGTTAATATAATTGTATTATAAGAAAATCAATAGAGGTAAATAAATGAATTCGTAAAGTTAGAACCACCTGTAAAAAACGTGAATTTTTCCTGCCCCTTTTTGCTTACCATGCAGTATATACATAGTAATATGCTTATTTGTGGTAAAAACTGAATCAGGCGGAGAGTGTTATTTTTCCTTCCGCCTTCTGGGGCGGGGGGTCTGTTCCGGCTGCGGTGCCGCTGAAGAATCTTTATTGCGGAAAAACTTGTCCTCGAAAGTAAAATCCACCAGGCTTTCGTAGACCTCGTTTTGCTCCTCATCCCACAGGTCGTACCTTTTCCAGACAAATTCTATGGATTTCCTTATCGCCGGATGGTCTTCCAGCCATTGTCCTTCACGGTGCAGTGCCTTAAGGGTCTCGTAATTCTCCTTTACCCAGTATGGATGAATATATAAGATGGTCACCACATCCGGGTGGGCTTTCAGCCACTTGACATTTGTGAGCTGGGCATCCGGAAACTTCTCTTTAATTTCCCCAACTGCCTTATTTTGCCTTTCCCGAAAGTATTCAAGCTCTTCTTTTTTAAGTTTCTTACATTCTTCCGCGGTCAGGAACGCATCGCCATCGACATCTGCCTTTTTGAATGCTTCTTCATCAATAAAATACCCAAAGTCATTTTCCTCATTCTTAATTTCATCGTTGGTAAGGCGTCCATCTTTATCCTTATCGGCCTTATCAAACCGCTCTTTCCAGTAAAGCTCGTCATAAACGGCTTCTTTCATTTCCGTAACGGGTTTGGCTTTTCCACGGACGGCATCGAGTATATCGGAAATGTCACACCAGCCGCCGTCTTTCTCACGCGCTTCAAACCACATCGGAAGCAATTCCTCGCGCTTTTTCAGGAGTGCTTTGCATTCGCCTTCATCAAGACGGCCGTTTTCATCCTCATCGCCGTGCTTCAGGAGGAATTCGGACTGCTTTTTCCGCATATTATAGGCGTAATAAACGATTTCCTCGTATTTTTCCTTATCCTCGGTGCGGAGCTGGTTATAGACTCGGGAACGGATTACTGCCATGAACCTGGGCGGTTCTCTCTTCCTCATCGCCAGCATGGATTGCTTTTCTTTCTGATATTCCTCTTCCGAATCGGCGTCTTCCTCGGCGCGCAACATTATGCCACCGCCAAGCGCCAAAATGAAGAGAATAAACGCAAACAACGAAAACCATATTCTATTCATAAAATGTTTCAATATAATATATAACACCCCAACTGGTTAAAGGTTGCGTAAAATAGTGCCCTGCCCCCGCTTAACCCATATAACATATCTCCCTCAAGTCCCCCGACGTGATTGTCGGGAGACATTTGGAAGAAAAATATCGTCCGCTTACTTCGGCGCTTTAGGGATAAAGTTTTCTTTCATCATCAGTTCTGTTTCCTGCCGCGCCTTTTTAATCATTTTCTCGGCATTTTTCAGAAGCTCTTCCCGACTGAATTTAAGGCGCGCCACGCCCTGTTCAATTGCCTTCATGCCGACCGCGGCGGCTTCGCGCGGGTAAACTTCCCAATCCGCCATCGTGGGCAGTAAATGGTCTTCGTGCATATCCTTATCCTCGGCGCATTTGGCAAGCTCACGCGCGGCTTCTATGCACATCTCATCCGTAATAGTTTTGGCACGGACATCAAGCGCTCCGCGAAAAATGCCGGGAAACCCGAGCGAGTTATTGACCTGGTTGGGGAAATCAGAACGCCCCGTAGCAACGATCCTGGCTCCGGCCTCCTTGGCTTCCCACGGCCATATTTCCGGAATCGGGTTAGCGCAGACGAAGACTATGGCGTCTTTAGCCATCGTTTTTATCCATTCCTTTTTTATGACGTCGGGGCCGGGCTGGGAAAGGGCAATCAGGACATCCGCGCCTTTCATGGCTTCCGGAATCCCGCCTTTAAGGTTTTTCGCGTTGGTCAACTGGCACATCTCCCATTTTTCCTTGTAATCTTTCTGGACATCCTTGCGATCGCGGTTTAGGGTGCCTTTGCTATCCAGCATAATAACCTTTTTGGGGTCAACGCCTGCCTTGATAATCATGCGGGCGATACAGATATTGGCGGCGCCGGAGCCGACCATGGTGATTGCGACCTCGTTCATCTTCTTGCCGACCAGCTTTACGGCATTAATTAGGCCGGCCAGCGTAATGGCGGCCGTGCCCTGCTGGTCATCATGCCAGACCGGAATATTCATCTCTTTACGGAGGGTATCGAGTATTCTGAAACATTTGGGCTGGGCAAAATCTTCAAGATTTATCCCACCGAAGGAAGGCTCAAGGTGTTTCACGGTCTTAATAATTTCATCCGGGTCTTTCGTGCCCAGGCAAATCGGGAATGCATCCACTCCGCCCAGGTATTTAAAGATAAGGGCTTTGCCTTCCATGACCGGGAGGCCTGCTTCAGGTCCGATATCGCCCAAACCCAGGACGCGGGTGCCGTCGGAAATTACGGCAACGAAATTGCCTTTATTGGTATGCTCAAAGACCTTTTCCGGGTGCGCCTGGATATCTTTACACGGGGCGGCGACACCCGGCGTATACCAAATGGCAAAATCGTCGACACTGCGAACGACGCATTTGGGCAGGACTTCAATTTTCCCTTTATAGAAAGGATGCAATTTCATCGCATCTTCAGCCGGTTTTTTAGCTTTGGCAAGCAGTTCATCCTTGGTCAGTTTCTTTTCTTTTACTGGCATAATAACTCCTTTCAAATATTATAAAACTCCCAGGATTTCCCGCGGGGTGATGACTGTGCCGTCAGTTTTGTGATAAGGGATGATTCCGATTTTCCCCCTGATAAAACGCCTGATTTCGCGTTCGAGCTGTCCCTGGTTCATTTCCGGAACGACAATCCGTTTAACCTTTTTGGGCAATGCTTCAAGCGCTTTGGCGCCGAAAGGCCAGAGCGTCTTAAAGCGAAGGAGACCAACATGCTTCCCGTTTCCCCTTGCCATGTTTACGGCACGAAGAGCGCTGCGCGCAGTAAAACCATAGGCGACCACCACGGTATCCGCATCGCGTGTGTAATAGGTTTCCCACTCGGCGATTTTATCCGCGTTATCGGAAATCTTACGGCAGAAACGGCTGACAAGTTTGGAATGCGCGGTGGGCGATTGCGTCCTGCGATAACCCCATTCATCGTGGGTGGAACCGGTAACCATCAG
This window harbors:
- a CDS encoding NADP-dependent malic enzyme; this encodes MPVKEKKLTKDELLAKAKKPAEDAMKLHPFYKGKIEVLPKCVVRSVDDFAIWYTPGVAAPCKDIQAHPEKVFEHTNKGNFVAVISDGTRVLGLGDIGPEAGLPVMEGKALIFKYLGGVDAFPICLGTKDPDEIIKTVKHLEPSFGGINLEDFAQPKCFRILDTLRKEMNIPVWHDDQQGTAAITLAGLINAVKLVGKKMNEVAITMVGSGAANICIARMIIKAGVDPKKVIMLDSKGTLNRDRKDVQKDYKEKWEMCQLTNAKNLKGGIPEAMKGADVLIALSQPGPDVIKKEWIKTMAKDAIVFVCANPIPEIWPWEAKEAGARIVATGRSDFPNQVNNSLGFPGIFRGALDVRAKTITDEMCIEAARELAKCAEDKDMHEDHLLPTMADWEVYPREAAAVGMKAIEQGVARLKFSREELLKNAEKMIKKARQETELMMKENFIPKAPK
- a CDS encoding putative Ig domain-containing protein, producing the protein MPNRKMRAALGVFWVMLGVLVFPAFAFASVEDFETGNFSQFGWQNNGRWAVVSGAGYNSTYGAKVYCEQYVTGSWDLWVTMPCTAGNISFYRYEYGYGTSSLIFYIDGVQKGSWQNVSWGVVTYTVTAGTHTFKWRASKSSTGDDATYKIDYITFPEDPAMGIAVGAADASRPIGGSAKVAGQITCSTGPVGKVLNSLKFTGAGTGNEYTDIASAKLYQDTNGNGILDGGESQLGTSQVFTADNGTILFSNLGITINARSSLNMLMCYDMVTTCLTTFTYQAKIISSSDVSANELGGGASSVNGSFPINCAVKTMYRENFETGTLTKFPWTWLARWEANASAGYQDTWGAQVYLLSYITGSWDLNLTRPCTAGNISFYRYQSGYGTGSLKFYIDGVLKGSWSDQGWAQVSYSIARGVHTFTWIADKTTTSSEAYYKIDDIEFPWVSTLFITSTTPLPDGLKNTAYSQTFTATNGQAPYTWSKISGSFPPGINLNSSTGELYGTPTISGTYNFRIRVTDNLSATDGMDFSLYIKPWDILLGGDHEGQDWTLNTNTTIGGEHYGIGQFTIDPSVTISFQSGSGMGIDANDVVISGTLKGISRGIVEINSAMDILLTSTGKIDVTDLAYGGTDSTSTKGADAPNYTVGGGGGGYGGEGGDGGGYSGSGGGTRGTRYFMDIAEGSKGGNVPLPPDPPPLYKDPYGGMGGIAILVAGNIVTVDGKIWAYGNNGQDGIIVNSTPTAGGGGGSGGGIMISAMKVYVNSSAELLAYGGNGGAPASGNNNGGGGGGGGRIKIFGSHIHPDAYLSVSGGNHGSASAQNGHPGTIMVLPLHRGYCSPCEALPGGVTAAIPVGSSVNVTSGNLNIDLDITNINPVNSVPHNISIYYNSAAENTTGPLGPKWTHTFNQRIEAVISDTVLAWVDGSGRKIAFDDINNDYVYESYPVYGLPQVVLTDTGTGYVLQAKDRTKYYFNSGGLLTNIQCPRGNAITCTYNAGLLASVALPDGNRVISVYYNANSLINQLIDPAGNITTLAYNGNNQLQYVRKDSGSWE